TTTGAAATACAATCGACGCTTCACTTTCACCGGAGAAAAGGCAAAAATGCTTATGAACATAAATTTGCACAAACCAACAACATGACGGCTGGAGGCTCTGTGCGAAGTAGCGTCCGCGACGATGGCGAAGATCGGCGCTAATGCACTTGAGCAGCTCGGCGTCAGTCGCTACTTGTGCCGCTGTTACCAAAATATTCTCCTGCGTCACCGCGACATATCGGGCACGTTCTGTTTGACTGTAAACAAAAagacaattttaatgattttatataatcagaaaaatatctttaaataatttcattcgacTCACTTTAAGCCACTTGTCAATACATTTCGAATGAAACTCGTGCGAACACGGCAAAACACGAAGCGATTGTAGAGCTTCGAAATCGCACATGCAGACAACGCAATTCGTTTGATCACTTTGATGCGTTTCTGCATTGAATTTGTAGGAAGGTAATTGTTCAACCTCGGCACGCGTTAAACCACGTGGCTTAGCTTCTCCAAGTCTTTCCGCCAAGGATAGAAGAGCCTCGTAATTTTCCGTAGCTGAATCTGGTGAGGACAAGTCTGCATGGCTGTATGGAGATAAAGGTGGATTGCTGAACATCGCtctaaaattttgtttttatatatttctgattatcaccaaaaaaattataagcaatattaaaaattaatatgattcgAAACTTACAAGAAATGTAACAAGAATCCTGGATATGTTGTAGGTGGTAACGGAGGCGTGCCTCTCCATCTACTCGATCTTGGTCGCCTGAGAGTATGAACGTTCGAAGCCGCTCTACGAGTTCTTGTTTGAATCATTTCTAACTGACTATTTCGCGTCTCAGATAAGAAAATCGGAGACGGTGTTGTAACTTGAGTAAGAGCTGGAGGAGAATACGAATGTGGCAATGGTAACGGTGCACCGGCAGTAGCTCCAACTCTGTGATGATGATGGGATTCTATTAATTCCAATTCTACCtctctctgaaagaaataaatacaaaaataaataggaTGCCTtagcaattataatataattatattttcattacgttcttccttttattaccTGCTGAGAGAGTTGGTGGTGGGCTGTATAATGAGTAGTATGGACGGGTGGAGGTGGTGCATGTGCATGATGAAGAGCAGCAACTGGACCACCTGCAGGTGTTGGATACCCTCTAGAGGCTGCACCAACTATGGATCCTACTAAACTATGACCAGGATGAGTTGCATGAGTAGCAGgataatgattatgatgatgcgTTACCtagaaaatatcatttattcctATACATAAAGGTAATCagtttatcgttatcatataaaaaatattgcataggaataataaatagtacATGTAAACAAAtctataatcttttttctcactcACTTGACACGAATGTGCGAATGGATGCGCTCCAGTTGGTGTATAAATCCCATGCAGTTGACAAGGAATTCTATAACTTGTCGCTTGTGGATGCCACAATGGTTCTCCGCTAACAGCGACACCAAGACCCGAGACACCGACTTGACCCACATCAACTACTACTGGTCCGTTAGCGCCTTGCGCAGGATGATGTCCTGTGCCAGATGGATGTCGAGGATGCGTTTGATGCGCATTGTGAATATTGTGATGCGAACTATGTAGATTATGATGGGAATTATGGATATTGTGATGAGAACCATGAATTCCATGATGGGAATTATGAATTGTGGGATGGGGATTATGTCCAGGAATAAAGGGATAGGAAAGACCAAAGGAATCCGTGTATCGTTGATAACGATTTCTCATTGTAGGACTACCACGAGTAGACATATGGTTACGTGGAGATCGACGCTGTGAGGCTGATGAAAATTCCCAGGTTGGTGGGGTCGTGTGTAAAGGTGGCGTTGGTGCGGGTGGTGTAGTTTCTCGTACTTCAATTCCGGAAACCGTACCATTTCTAGATATCCGACGACGTTTTCTAGATGGAGATTCGctctaaaataatattcgacgGGTTAGACGATTGGTCTTTCCCTTCagttacaattattttatccttttctacAGATTATATCTAGGTTCTCTATATTCAATTTTCtctatattaacgatttttatatatataatatatttaataaaaattggaaaaacatTTTGAATTCGAAATGCTTAGTCTCTTTTACCTTTCTACCATCATCCTGACTAGGTTGCCTATAATAAGCGGGCGAGGCTTGAATCTGTACAGGACTCAGTGGTAACTGGTTTGTGGCTGAAAAAATAAGCATACTGTAATACACTTAAGATTCAAGAAACCTCGAAGGAACTATCAAGGAAAtgcaaaattttattagataaagATCTTTATCGATTAGAAATAAAGGTTAGTTATACCTTGTGAATTTCTACGATATTCCATGTCCACATCGCTGGCTGCAAGCCCAGGACTCATATTTGGAAGAGGACCACGCATTATATTCTCCTGCAACAAGGAAATGAAAATGTGTTTTCATGGAACAAAAATCGTCTGATATAAAAATCGGAACTTTGTGTGTCTTGAAAGGCAGTAAGATATCTTGCGTTTGCGACGACGTTTAAAACTTGATTATCCATTGTTGACATTTGTTTACAGAAATTTGCATCCGTGCGTGTCATGTGGTACGCTTACGTCAGACGTAATATTCACCAATAGGAAACAAGCCCGATTGAACGACGTATCGTCGCATTCGTAACAAACTTCTCaagataaaaatcgaattatgtgttcttatttttcgatgaAGATTTTTCTacggaatattattttttcttttactctcttttctgtttttttttttcccaacgGGAACGATAAGGCAGTTTACCGaagagtaataaaatattaaagaatattttacttGTCCGCAAATACTGATGTGAAGCGGCGAAGAATTGGTCGTTGGCCCGACGGGTTCCTGAGGGAAATGAGGTGGTGGGCCTCTCGACTGTGGACTGTGCTGCGGAGGCGGTTTATATCCAACGCTGCTTCCACCTACGCCAGCGTGATAGGAAACTTCCTTACCGGCCGGACCCGCCGATGTGCCAACTCCTGGACAATCCCTATATatagataaggaaaaagaaaaaaaaaggacattaGCGAAACgagttgtttttcttttctttttttttttcttagtaaCATTTTACGAACGATCTCAAGCATCGACATTGGCCGATTTTCAATGAGATAATAATGTGCGTTTGATTAAACGATTAAGAGTGCCCTCACTCTGCCGGTAGACTATTTTCTCAGCGTGATTACGACCAACGCTGCATATACACGTGTGAAAATCCTTTTTATGCATCTCGTCACGACCgctgggagagagagaacccaCCATCAGTAGACGTTTGCATTCGTAACTTTATAGCCGTACACATTCGTTCTAGCtagaagtagagagagagagagagagagagagagagagagagagagagagagagagagagagagagagagagagagagagagagaacagcgGCAAATGACGCAACTTTAGTATAATGCCCTTAATATCATTTTCCGTTTCATCTCGCGAAGCACTGGAGTCGAATGAACATAGTAGTAGTCCAGTCGCTATGACCTACGAAATGCatttgtttcgttttctcttcttatgaTTGAAGAATgtaagaaaatatcgaaattttttctcgcttatttcatttttttttcctttttttctgggGATTTGGGTAtccatctttctttatcgacgagattatttttttaagaggAAATCGGCAACATTTTACCaggacaaaaaaattaattaaaacacaaaatcgatttaatttttgtttcatttattcgttcgGTTTATCCGAAATTcgtgaaaataatcgatataaaaatcaGTTCTCTCGAATGACCTGTCGTGAGTTATCAAAGCATAGTCGTTCTAGTGTgaacaatgacaaaaaaagagaagaaatatatgaataaataaataaatgtatatatatacatatacacgcacagaacgtgtgtgtgtgtgtataaaagcATCTAGCATGTCCATTATAACATAGTAGAAGACGAAGACTAAGAAAAAATGCGCCATTACGAGACAGGTACATTAAAATCACCTTTCGTCTCCTTTCTTTCACCATAAAGAGAGAGTAATTTTGATGAATTTTTCGAACCATCACATTGTGTGGTTGACTACACCCTTAACGCGTAGACTCTCTGAAAAATTTGAGGTTGGACGATACACAACCAtagagatatacatataaactcGAACAGAAactaaatgaaatgaaacgaaataaaacgaaacgcGTTTACGTGCTCGATACTTGTCCGTTGACCTGTCCGCAGAATCCGCagattatttgaatatttgtcCCTCTATACTCGACGCTGCAGGGCATTATGGAATCGATCTCCATCGTTTCATCAGAGGTAATATCTTACGATCGATAGATTCAAGTTACTATACCCGATGAACTGACTACTATTAGAACGACATCGGATACTTGAGAACAAATTTGATGTACAAAGAAAACACTATTTTCTTAATCATCCCACAAttggataaagaaaattattaatttgaaaatcattatattcaaaaagaaatttttaaaaagaatcgaTCTTTTAagtcgaaaatatattttgaactGATACGTTGATACAAAATGTAAGGACTAGTCATTTCGTTATCAGCAATGCGAAATGTGCTGGGTGCGGAGTGTAaagcaaaatttatatacggTATAAAAACAcggaaattttaaaaagaagaaatcgttCTCAACGTACCAGCCAATTGATCGCATGCGAATGCTCTCGAATATGTGTGTTATCtattgaaagagaaattaacgatctataaagatagagaaattcCGAGGCATTTTTTTCCtcatcaaagagaaagaaagaagaaaagaaatttcaagatataaataatacattcaaACACACGTGCgactaattataatatagcTTACAAAACttaacgattattttttatcactgtgaaaaagagagagggagagagagagagagagagagagagagagagagagagagagagagagagagagagagagattaatgaaacgaaaaattaaGGAACATgcagcaataataaaaatattttatagaataacCTTTTGCTAAAACGAAAGAGTACAAGATCTTAGAAAACTACTTTGGCTTAGATTATTGAGAAGCATGCATAAGGAGCATCCCTGTGTGCACGTCGATTATCATCTATTAGAAACGTCGAACTTCTTAAATGTCGGTTGCTCTGAAAATTAAATACACACTTGCTTGACCTGAACACATCACTTAAGATCTCTATATGTTGACATATTGCCCTaactttttattcatattgatttaaataagaattttaaataagaaaaatatttaaataaattctatataaagATATCGAATTTGGTTTTCTTGTTATcgagataataagaaaaataagaaaaaaaaatcatggcATTCAATCCAAATCAAAAAATGTAATGCAGAGCTCAGGTGAATCGGCTGATAAATTAcaatcaataattttctttctttttatctttgtttctttctctccctctcccccacttctctctatctctctttaaataaaaaatccatGACACTCGAATCACATCCCCTGAGCCCGGTTCGCGTATCCAAGATACATTGAACATACGTGCCAACGATGTATCAAAGATGCAGCAAGGGTGCATCGATCGTATGTCGTGTGACCAGTTTTCtaagaaatattcgaaagaGTTTGTGAGTTCTCGAGAATTCATCGAAATCGATTGATCGGAGTTGAGACGATCTCTCGGTAATATAATCGATCTCAACGTATGTGCTTATGTACGCAGGATATCGAAcgaaagggggagagaaaggggaggAGTGGTTTATTGTGGTATGTACTAAATGCAatctacgtatgtacttaCAAATGGAGAACTGATACGATATCAgagtatctatctatatatatatatataatacatatcgatcaaaaattcagaacattatagattttaaataacctttgacgatattaatttttaaaataacgtattttaattattaaaataacgttTCTTCCACGTTTCTTCGTTGATATTACtcattacaaaataattataatgtataaatggagttttaatcaaaaaatgaaactaaatattacattaaattaatcgaaatgaaattcATATCACAATTGccttgaaaaaattaatactaataatgagtAGTAAATCAGTACATTTCTAGATGCTAAgatttatttacaaagaaaaagaaaagaataaataaataaaaataaaaaaaatacagaagcACTCGCAGAATATTCGTAACTTTTGATCgatgttaaatataatacgaaaggaaaaaaaagaaagaaacaagaagaaaagcaaGCACAATAAAGAATAGATAAGTAGGAAAAATaggacgaacgaaaaaaaaagaaaaagggaaaagaaaaggtctGGTAAGATATCGCGAACGATGCACTGTAGATGCACCAATGATGCACCACAAGTGTGTTATATACCCATTATGATAGCGCGGTAGCGACGGGCACTGTCGATACGGATATTCCTTGTTTCCGGCATATTGTTGACCAAGTTGGGTATGCTGAGAATGCTGGTTGTGGGGATGCCATCCCCCACGAGGGTGTGGAGGCGCCGTAGGCCTCGTGTGTGGCCCCGATGAGGCTCCACTGCCAACCACGGCCCTGTAACGTCCCGTGATACCCAAGCCACGATGCTGATGGCTCCCAGGGCCGTTCATTCtgtctcttctctttatcttttttcttcttcttctcctcctcctcctcctcctctttctctgacACCTCGAACACGACCTTTACACCTTCCTGCTTCTTCGTGTCTTTTCCTTCTATTGCTTGCTTCTTGCCTCTTTGCAAAGCTCGAATTCGACGAGGATAACCTCGCTAACTCCTacccactctctttctttctctcgttcgttctttcgttcttgcttgcttgctagTCTGCTCGCTTACTTTTCTCGCTCTCTATCCAAGACCGTTCGTATCTGGTACGCTGTTGATTGGTCGACTCCTCCAAGAGGAACCTGGCGGGATATTCGAGCGACTTTACGTTGACGAGTCGTTGAGATTAGATATATGCGATAAAagcaaaatttatttgatatatctaTCGACCTAATAACATCCGAACTGGTcgctaattttttataatatttcattctaaGTTCGTGCTAAATACGTACTTTTCTTATCTATTAAAGTCATTTAAATAATCTGTATTATCTTATCCGACCAATTTGTACTATTTTCGAAGAACTTGGAATATAATTGGTAGGAACAAATACAGAGAGACAGGTTCTGATGATGCTTCTTTTTAGATGccagaatttttctttttcttttcttttttttcccattcaACTGATATGCGTTCAGCAATAAAATAGAATCATTTTATGATACAGTTTTACGACCAGTTCGTATGCTGATAGTTTAATCCAGTCTCTATATATTCAGCTCTGTTAAAACCATTTTGACGTCTACTTTGATTTTCTGATTCTCTCGCTCACTTTTATAAacgtttcttgtttttatcgGAGATTGTTAAAATTTTGAGAAAAGGAGCAACTCGTAATCGACAAAGTGTTACGATAAATGACTTTTGACGTgcttgaaaaatattgaacgatatttttatttcgatagtTACCTAAACTAGCAaagcaaataataaatgataactaCCGCATATATCATGCCGATGTCGCatcatattttttcaaaagaaaaaaaagaaaagaaaaaagaaaaaaggaaggagaaggagagagcgagagagagagagagagagagagagagagagagagagagaatttgaaaaaatatgacGAACATATGTACTTTAAAATGCTCCTTTTCTAACGTTTCACAAACGCTTAAAAGCATAAAAGCAAAGCGTAAAAgcaaagaggaaggaaatagAAAGTCAACAAAGCACATATAGAGCGTTGCAAttcttaaagaataaaaatgagatatGTCTAATTAAAAAGTGCAATAGAAATCGAAGTGGCTTATGTCgaaagtatatgtatgtatatatggaagTTCTCTTTGACGATAAAAGACTAGGTAATATTTGTTTGGTTGCTTACTCGTGTCTATGACAATCCTATTTAAAACTACTTTCATGATGCCGCAAAAGCTGTATGTACAACCTATGGGATAagcacgaagaagaagaagaagaagaaaaagaagaagaaaatagaagaagaagaagaagaagaaaaagattatcgtgctgtgaaagagaagaagaggacgaaTGTATACACTACAGTACagtctttgtctttctctttactaGTTTATACTTCATGAGGAAGTATACGtactcatacatacatacatacatacatacatacatacatataatatatgtgtttgtattctacatatatttttcattatttcgtatctcGTGTCGAGCAGGCGCCATATCACGATATGGTGCGCGATATCCTATTAAATTTGTGataaagtataaattatagaaaattcattgtaaaagaagatttatgtgattgatattttataaaaatgagaagaagaaaaaggaaagaaagaagaaaaaaaggacggCGATCgtaaatttgtaatttaaatttttgacTTCCACTCACGTAGGTCATGAGACaatactttcttttatttaaaataatgcaCATTACCGCCTTCGACGATGTTGACTCACGTGTTTCGTTCAATCTTTTCTCGACCGGTCGTGATCGATATTTCGGATTGTAGAACGAGTTATCGTTTGTCGGGACACGGTTTATTTTAcgtgcgtatatatgtacgtgcatTGGACGTGTACACCCGTCTATAAAGGATTTCAGTAGGTTTCGGCATAAAGGCTACGACATATTCGAGATACATTTATAGCATAGTCGTTAGAGCTTCACTCAATTGATCCAGTaaatagtggtaataatatCAGCCTACTTATGCATAATATtcgatttaaaatcattttatcattatgattgttataaattttttatttctcagtTATAGATTCGGCCGAATGATTAAGAAAAACAAGGCGatgattcttttattcttttaaagtCAGCGTCATTTTGATTtatgagaataaaagaaaaccgAGGAAAGTTgcatttttgatttataagaGATGATCTCTTAGTCAGGAAGCACAACGATTTGGATACGGTCTCTCGAAGTCTCCCAACGAATCTTATACAACTTTGTCGACCGCAGAGAGGCCACGATCCGAAATCCAAGAAAACGATTAAGTGAACCGGAATATCCAGGCCCCGTTGCTTCGGGCccacctttctttctctctctctttctactgcTTTTGTACGGGCCATGGACCGCACAAAGACGAAAAAGTACTTTCGGAGAACGCCAACCAATCGCAACGATTTTCGAGTCGTCCTGTGAGGATCGAATAATATTGGCCTTCGAAACCAACAAAAAATTCGTCTTttcaaatttctctctctctctctctctctctctctctctctctctctctcactcactctctctcttttcctcttttgatACAACTAACACAACAAAGGAATACGTATGAAAGAAAGTTcgtatcgatttcttttcatttttctacctTCACTCAGGATTTCCCAGCATTCCGTAATCGAAAAGGAGGACGTTTCTACGGTAGTCGATCATCGTTTATAGAAGCACGAAACTACGAAACATCGATCGTTGCAATATATCGATTGGCtccttcgttcattcgttcggcTACTCTCGACAAAGCACACCAACGCTCTTCTCGTTACCATTTCATTTCCTCGACGATCCTATCGATTTACGtagaaatttgtatttaaGCCGAATGCCGCGAGAGACGCGCAACAACTAACGCCGACCGTTTTCACTTGCCTCGATAACACGTTTCGAAACAAGTTTCGCGCCGGAACGCTTACCAAAGCGATAACTGTTCCTGCGAAACGTAACTGATTTATAAAGTCTCTACTATCAAGGGAACTGATCGATTagaaattctaaaataattattcactacaaatcttttaattaaaataacaaatgaattacgatttttttctttgcctttatgtaaaattttaaaaaagaatgtaaaaaagaatgtaaaattttattaagattCTCATCGACTTCCGATTTCATTCGGAGCGTTCAATACCATTCTCGAATGTCTCCTGGTAGGAAGGAACgcgttaatataaatttaaagtaACAGCCGGTAAAGCCGAAGCGAAGGTAACCGGAATATCGAGGCCCCGTTGTCACGGTGCGTGTGGAGCAGTTCAGGCCACGAGGTGAGCACGCTATGTAACTatgctgtatatatatatatatatatatatacgtatatgtatatatatatatatacgtatatgtatatatatgcctatacatatataaacgcaGGCCCAAGCAGCATAAGAGGTTGGGCCTTTCGATGATGTAGCGCGCTTGAACAGCCGAGAGAAACTCGTTTACCTTTAAACTCGGTCCGTGGTGCGGTGGTGGACTCGAGAGCCGACAAAAACCAAAAGCGTAGCCCGTCTctatattcaaaaaaatttctatatacatCATTGAGttctttctttgattatttttacccCTATTTGAAACATCAAATGATAACTCGATAAAATTAAGGTAGATAAGGGgatcgttaaaataaaattattatatgacattattatttaaaccaCTTTTCTCCGTTCGAAATAATAACGCATTGTTTTAGGTATATATCGAAGAGAATTTACAGAggatttttttccaatttcaattttttttttaattatatcggaTGAGAAACGTTGGGAATACAATAAGATGAATTTCATAGATAAttgtcaaatataaaaatcaaaatttttcaaaagaagaggcaacaaaaaaaagtaataaaaaaataaacaatgaaagaattaaattaaagaagaaaaaataaatcaaagaacaattataattcTAAAGTATGTCATTAATCTCAAACTCGAGTGGACCAAAGGAATAAGTACCGAGAATTCGAGGGTCTCCACGTATTAACCAGCACGAAGAATCGAATCGGAAAGGAAGGAGATTTGAGTTGAAAGGATCTCTCGAATTTCGAATTCGTCGAGGAGACTTCGTTCTATCGACTTCGACGGAAGCAGCTGCGTTCGTTGATTTTCCAAGGAGCCCCGAGAACAGCAGCTGGTGAGCAGCCAGTCTCGTCGACGTCGtagtcatcgtcatcgtcgacgAGGCCTCAaattttcgtctctctctttctctttctctttctctctctttctctctctttctgtctctctctctttctcgtccaCTCGAGGTACCAAAAAGGGACGAGAAAGGAACGACAAAAGGTGGTAGTCGTCCCTGGGGCGGTGCAAGGGCGGCGTACCGGCACGACACGATGGCGACGTCGATGGCGGCAGGTCGAAACCCTCTGCAGGTCtcgcacatatacacatacacataaacatacacgtacacacacacatacacatatacgctCACCAAGTGCTTCGGTTCTCTCCTTCGAATCCTCCAGGAATCGCTAGCCCGAGAGGACTCGAAGGAGCTCACGCTATCGATCCACGCTGCTTCGTATCACGAAACTGGCTGGCACCccagagagaaagcgagagagcgagagagagagagagagagagagaaagagacacgcACACTTcaccctccttctctcctctcaATTTCCCTCCTAAAACGACGCTATCGAAATCTCGAATTTCCCGCTACACTGACGtcactcttctcttttcaaatatgattctttcataaaattttcaaataatattaaaacataattattcTTCGACAGGCCAGTATACTTGGAAAATTCATTCacataggtagatagataggtagagggtatgctctttctctctctcgagcgAGTTTATTTTACGAGGAATCTGCGAGATGACGATCAGCGGTTGTTATATCTTTCTACGTagataagtagatatatatatatac
This is a stretch of genomic DNA from Vespa crabro chromosome 3, iyVesCrab1.2, whole genome shotgun sequence. It encodes these proteins:
- the LOC124423143 gene encoding RING finger protein 44-like isoform X2, whose protein sequence is MTATRECYPIRDCPGVGTSAGPAGKEVSYHAGVGGSSVGYKPPPQHSPQSRGPPPHFPQEPVGPTTNSSPLHISICGQENIMRGPLPNMSPGLAASDVDMEYRRNSQATNQLPLSPVQIQASPAYYRQPSQDDGRKSESPSRKRRRISRNGTVSGIEVRETTPPAPTPPLHTTPPTWEFSSASQRRSPRNHMSTRGSPTMRNRYQRYTDSFGLSYPFIPGHNPHPTIHNSHHGIHGSHHNIHNSHHNLHSSHHNIHNAHQTHPRHPSGTGHHPAQGANGPVVVDVGQVGVSGLGVAVSGEPLWHPQATSYRIPCQLHGIYTPTGAHPFAHSCQVTHHHNHYPATHATHPGHSLVGSIVGAASRGYPTPAGGPVAALHHAHAPPPPVHTTHYTAHHQLSQQREVELELIESHHHHRVGATAGAPLPLPHSYSPPALTQVTTPSPIFLSETRNSQLEMIQTRTRRAASNVHTLRRPRSSRWRGTPPLPPTTYPGFLLHFLAMFSNPPLSPYSHADLSSPDSATENYEALLSLAERLGEAKPRGLTRAEVEQLPSYKFNAETHQSDQTNCVVCMCDFEALQSLRVLPCSHEFHSKCIDKWLKSNRTCPICRGDAGEYFGNSGTSSD
- the LOC124423143 gene encoding RING finger protein 44-like isoform X1 produces the protein MNGPGSHQHRGLGITGRYRAVVGSGASSGPHTRPTAPPHPRGGWHPHNQHSQHTQLGQQYAGNKEYPYRQCPSLPRYHNGDCPGVGTSAGPAGKEVSYHAGVGGSSVGYKPPPQHSPQSRGPPPHFPQEPVGPTTNSSPLHISICGQENIMRGPLPNMSPGLAASDVDMEYRRNSQATNQLPLSPVQIQASPAYYRQPSQDDGRKSESPSRKRRRISRNGTVSGIEVRETTPPAPTPPLHTTPPTWEFSSASQRRSPRNHMSTRGSPTMRNRYQRYTDSFGLSYPFIPGHNPHPTIHNSHHGIHGSHHNIHNSHHNLHSSHHNIHNAHQTHPRHPSGTGHHPAQGANGPVVVDVGQVGVSGLGVAVSGEPLWHPQATSYRIPCQLHGIYTPTGAHPFAHSCQVTHHHNHYPATHATHPGHSLVGSIVGAASRGYPTPAGGPVAALHHAHAPPPPVHTTHYTAHHQLSQQREVELELIESHHHHRVGATAGAPLPLPHSYSPPALTQVTTPSPIFLSETRNSQLEMIQTRTRRAASNVHTLRRPRSSRWRGTPPLPPTTYPGFLLHFLAMFSNPPLSPYSHADLSSPDSATENYEALLSLAERLGEAKPRGLTRAEVEQLPSYKFNAETHQSDQTNCVVCMCDFEALQSLRVLPCSHEFHSKCIDKWLKSNRTCPICRGDAGEYFGNSGTSSD